One window from the genome of Haloarcula sp. CBA1127 encodes:
- the phnC gene encoding phosphonate ABC transporter ATP-binding protein — MLSVDNLEKTYDSGDKALKGVSFEVSGNEIVAIIGPSGAGKSTLVRSINRLTEPTGGRVLLDDTEVTGLDKSALRDVRRDMGMIFQEFNLVERLTVMENILSGRLGYLSTWNAFRRNFPPEDIKRAREILSRVNLEGVENNRADELSGGQRQRVGIARAVIQRPKILLADEPTSALDPDTSREVMSLLTDIAHEDDIPIIINIHEVDLAVDYADRIIGLSDGEIVFNGPPDDLDQAARDEIYRGGESIAEREGPSAGNSTDSDDVIAERGD, encoded by the coding sequence ATGCTCTCTGTAGATAATCTGGAAAAAACGTACGACTCCGGTGATAAAGCACTCAAAGGTGTCTCATTCGAAGTCAGTGGTAACGAGATCGTTGCGATCATCGGGCCAAGCGGGGCCGGAAAAAGCACGCTCGTTCGTAGTATCAACAGGCTGACCGAGCCCACTGGCGGGCGTGTCCTGCTCGATGATACAGAGGTGACTGGCTTGGACAAATCAGCCCTTCGCGATGTCCGTCGCGATATGGGCATGATCTTCCAGGAGTTCAATCTCGTCGAGCGCCTCACGGTGATGGAGAACATACTCTCCGGCCGCCTTGGCTATCTCAGTACGTGGAACGCGTTCCGTCGGAACTTCCCACCAGAGGATATCAAGCGCGCACGGGAGATCCTCAGTCGGGTGAATCTGGAGGGCGTCGAAAACAACCGTGCAGATGAACTCTCCGGTGGCCAGCGGCAGCGCGTCGGTATCGCCCGTGCCGTCATTCAGCGGCCGAAAATCCTGCTCGCTGACGAACCGACGAGCGCGCTGGACCCCGACACCTCTCGGGAGGTCATGAGCCTCTTGACGGACATCGCTCACGAAGACGATATCCCGATCATCATCAACATCCACGAAGTCGATTTGGCGGTCGACTACGCGGACCGGATTATCGGACTCAGTGACGGTGAGATCGTCTTTAACGGCCCACCTGACGATCTAGATCAGGCAGCCAGAGACGAAATCTATCGCGGTGGTGAATCCATTGCGGAGCGCGAAGGGCCGAGTGCTGGTAATAGCACGGACTCTGATGACGTCATTGCCGAACGAGGTGACTAA
- the phnE gene encoding phosphonate ABC transporter, permease protein PhnE: MSNSTDSWSRFDRRERLLRFFGLLAGLVILVAAWRAMEVNYGYAVTAPRELADLFGRMYPPNVGYSRKIVGPLLETINISILGTALAIVMAIPVAFLGASNTSPNKPAYLLGKFIISFTRSVNVIIWALIFVVIFGPGALAGVLAISIRSIGFTAKLIAEAIEEIDRGSVEAITAAGASPIDVLIYSIVPQIKPAFISVATLRWDINVRASTIIGFVGAGGIGVPLQTEINYFNWEAVLTILISILGLVLISEAISAYLRKKVM, from the coding sequence ATGTCAAACAGCACTGACTCTTGGAGCCGGTTCGACCGCCGTGAGCGCTTACTCCGGTTCTTCGGGCTGCTGGCTGGGCTCGTCATTCTCGTCGCAGCCTGGCGCGCCATGGAAGTGAACTACGGCTACGCCGTGACTGCCCCGCGTGAGCTGGCCGACCTCTTCGGTCGGATGTATCCGCCCAATGTGGGATACTCCCGGAAGATCGTCGGGCCGCTGCTCGAGACGATCAATATCTCGATCCTGGGCACGGCACTGGCCATCGTGATGGCGATCCCGGTTGCGTTCCTCGGAGCCAGCAACACGTCGCCCAACAAGCCGGCGTACCTGCTGGGTAAGTTCATCATCTCGTTTACCCGTTCGGTCAACGTCATCATCTGGGCACTGATCTTCGTGGTTATCTTCGGCCCTGGGGCCCTGGCTGGCGTGCTGGCGATCTCGATCAGATCGATCGGGTTCACTGCAAAGCTAATCGCGGAAGCCATCGAGGAGATCGACCGCGGGTCTGTCGAAGCGATCACTGCAGCTGGAGCATCGCCGATCGATGTGCTCATCTACAGTATCGTTCCACAGATCAAGCCGGCGTTCATCAGTGTCGCGACGCTTCGATGGGACATCAACGTCAGAGCGTCGACGATCATCGGATTTGTCGGCGCAGGCGGGATCGGTGTCCCGCTCCAGACTGAGATCAATTACTTCAACTGGGAAGCAGTCCTGACGATTCTCATCTCGATTCTGGGCCTTGTGCTCATCAGTGAAGCCATCTCGGCCTATCTGCGCAAGAAAGTAATGTAG
- a CDS encoding exodeoxyribonuclease V subunit beta has product MTEDPAEIQLTEEQEDALIQGRNVAITAGAGTGKTTTLTERYVTILAENPSLTPENIVTITFTRKAAAELTERVREEVYDRLNAVDSPEAYNRWRNVLDDLEDGYVHTIHAFCARLLRERAVEAPVPLGFDVLDEDGAATLQREVVTEFLERNQDDEDVALLAQLWGRDQLVDILAGLLDERPQSEAVLDEWRGADVDDYVDVCWEVVCDLDVADARQTLYAEGLLEQLHTVAGRVDREGAIADEDGLRAYRTLTEVATTLPDGPEGSDPRDCQRAILELYEACEKKNGGLYSSSGYVVGDRDDWDEYGDVYDDLKDAIDAVIAAVEPHADAVETTPGELEANSAHYALALMRVFDDILAVYTAEKDRRDTLDFPDVIETTLQFLRTNDAVTERLQEQFAAVMVDEFQDTDPRQWELVKLLTGVEEGAASNVFLVGDEKQSIYGFRGADVTTFGTARAELQAVNEARGVDDVPDSEAESPTALELSGNFRTLNEPLSFLNELFESLFQAEGDSHEPYEAPPQELTTQRDRVEDIEGLSGSVEYLAVPDDADTAAELFGDDHPVAEGALDHTIEAEARALAARLTHLFNDPPEVQDPDTGVHRAATPDDTAILLRRRTHLDRYQRALEEYDIPYTVVGGAGFYDTPEVQTLTNLLRVLGDPQDDISLYGVLRSPLFGFADDRLAPAVAEADSVWDALAETDDPQLSDAFDLLSTWRTLSGCATPSSDGVLPWNRLLSRVIDDTGYLASVSADERGQQAVANVEKFRDQVRTWSENGVHTAAGLLHRIDRQAEIDPREGEADIPGDAEGVRIMTIHSAKGLEFPIVTVPDLGSDLNFGRSIDDHGYVQLVSGTDTTPPVPAVGGPNPGDAFSIEKTAVHEYADRQSRPQERAESKRLLYVACTRTRDHLLLCGTHEITVDDAGTIELEEPPAFDDATRWRDWLQPSLLTEDLLRRASREGQARGQIGEASYTVRKPPRPVDWGPDEDIENPEPEISLPLPQTLASAKRIAATTLVTAVADASGESHSHTSGEESAGLSPTTFGTIVHRLTELRPPRDEWPTLIRRLSRMAGEEPTETDLRDAVEHAGDAVEFVDHVEANIHLQATYDEYSVVARLDDSRIVGDIDRLLVTPGSYRIIDYKTNDLSEASSAGLAEHYRPQMLAYALALLQHDRSRSVCASLRFTDAGVEERFDWDPAEYSQIESELSSMVELVSE; this is encoded by the coding sequence ATGACTGAGGACCCCGCGGAGATTCAGCTCACGGAGGAACAGGAGGACGCGCTCATCCAGGGCCGGAACGTCGCGATCACTGCCGGTGCCGGGACGGGGAAGACGACAACACTCACCGAGCGATACGTGACGATACTGGCCGAAAACCCGTCGCTCACGCCGGAGAACATCGTCACGATCACCTTCACGCGAAAGGCTGCTGCCGAACTGACCGAGCGCGTTCGGGAGGAGGTGTACGACCGGCTCAATGCTGTCGACTCACCAGAAGCCTACAACCGCTGGCGAAACGTCCTCGACGACCTCGAAGATGGCTACGTCCACACCATTCACGCGTTCTGTGCGCGGCTCTTGCGAGAACGGGCCGTCGAGGCCCCGGTCCCACTCGGCTTCGACGTGCTCGACGAAGACGGGGCCGCGACACTCCAGCGCGAAGTCGTGACCGAGTTCCTCGAACGCAATCAGGACGATGAGGATGTCGCCCTTCTCGCTCAGCTCTGGGGTCGCGACCAGTTGGTCGACATCCTCGCAGGGCTACTTGACGAACGCCCACAGAGCGAAGCCGTCCTCGATGAATGGCGTGGTGCCGACGTCGACGACTACGTCGATGTCTGTTGGGAGGTCGTCTGTGACCTCGACGTTGCCGACGCTCGACAGACGCTGTATGCGGAGGGGCTCCTGGAACAGCTACACACGGTCGCGGGCCGCGTCGACCGCGAGGGCGCTATCGCCGACGAGGACGGCCTTCGGGCCTACCGGACCCTCACCGAGGTTGCGACGACACTCCCCGACGGCCCCGAGGGAAGCGATCCCCGCGACTGTCAGCGCGCAATCCTCGAGCTGTACGAGGCCTGTGAGAAGAAGAACGGTGGCCTGTACAGCAGTTCGGGGTACGTCGTCGGTGACCGGGACGATTGGGATGAGTACGGTGATGTCTACGACGACCTGAAGGACGCTATCGACGCGGTCATCGCGGCCGTCGAACCGCACGCGGATGCAGTCGAGACGACGCCGGGGGAACTGGAAGCGAATAGCGCTCACTACGCGCTCGCCCTGATGCGGGTCTTCGACGATATCCTCGCAGTCTACACTGCCGAAAAGGACCGCCGCGATACGCTCGACTTTCCTGATGTGATCGAGACGACGCTCCAGTTCCTGCGAACCAACGATGCCGTCACGGAGCGGCTTCAAGAACAGTTTGCGGCTGTGATGGTCGACGAGTTCCAGGACACGGACCCGCGCCAGTGGGAGTTAGTCAAGCTCCTCACGGGTGTCGAGGAGGGGGCGGCGTCGAACGTCTTCCTGGTCGGCGACGAGAAACAGAGCATCTACGGATTCCGTGGGGCCGACGTGACGACATTCGGAACAGCGAGAGCAGAACTTCAGGCCGTCAACGAAGCCCGTGGTGTCGACGATGTCCCTGACAGCGAGGCCGAGAGTCCGACGGCGCTCGAACTCTCCGGGAACTTCCGGACACTGAACGAGCCGCTATCGTTCCTGAACGAGCTCTTCGAGTCCCTGTTCCAAGCAGAAGGTGATAGCCACGAACCGTACGAAGCGCCACCGCAGGAGTTGACCACGCAGCGCGACCGTGTCGAAGACATCGAGGGACTGAGCGGCAGCGTGGAGTATCTCGCTGTCCCCGACGATGCCGACACGGCGGCAGAACTCTTCGGTGACGACCACCCGGTCGCCGAAGGCGCGCTTGACCACACCATCGAGGCCGAGGCGCGAGCGCTCGCTGCTCGACTGACCCATCTGTTCAATGACCCGCCAGAAGTCCAAGACCCCGACACGGGTGTTCATCGGGCCGCTACGCCGGACGACACGGCAATCCTCCTCCGCCGGCGAACCCATCTCGACCGGTATCAGCGCGCGCTCGAGGAGTACGACATTCCCTACACTGTCGTCGGTGGCGCCGGGTTCTACGATACGCCCGAGGTCCAGACGCTCACGAACCTGCTTCGGGTACTCGGTGACCCACAGGACGACATCTCCCTCTACGGAGTGCTTCGGTCGCCGCTGTTCGGATTCGCAGATGATCGCCTCGCGCCGGCGGTCGCAGAGGCTGATTCAGTGTGGGACGCACTCGCCGAGACGGACGATCCGCAGCTGTCGGACGCGTTCGACCTCCTTTCGACGTGGCGGACCCTCAGCGGCTGCGCGACGCCATCCTCGGATGGCGTCCTCCCGTGGAACCGTCTGTTGTCCCGGGTGATCGACGACACGGGGTATCTGGCGAGCGTGAGTGCTGACGAACGCGGTCAGCAGGCCGTCGCAAACGTCGAAAAGTTCCGTGACCAGGTCCGAACCTGGAGCGAGAACGGGGTTCATACCGCTGCGGGGTTGCTTCACCGGATCGACCGCCAAGCCGAAATCGATCCCCGCGAGGGGGAGGCAGACATTCCGGGTGACGCCGAGGGTGTCCGCATTATGACGATTCATTCTGCGAAGGGGTTGGAGTTCCCGATCGTCACCGTCCCCGACCTCGGAAGTGACCTCAACTTCGGTCGCTCTATCGACGACCACGGCTACGTTCAACTCGTTTCGGGTACTGATACCACGCCCCCTGTCCCGGCGGTCGGTGGGCCGAATCCGGGCGATGCGTTCTCGATCGAGAAGACGGCCGTCCACGAGTACGCCGATCGACAGTCCCGTCCGCAGGAGCGAGCGGAATCGAAACGACTCCTCTACGTTGCGTGTACACGAACGCGGGACCACCTCCTGCTCTGTGGAACTCACGAGATCACCGTTGACGATGCCGGGACCATTGAACTCGAAGAGCCCCCTGCCTTCGACGATGCAACTCGGTGGCGAGACTGGCTTCAACCGTCGCTTCTCACTGAGGACCTCCTCCGTCGAGCGAGCCGAGAGGGGCAGGCGCGTGGACAGATCGGGGAGGCCAGCTATACGGTTCGCAAACCCCCGCGTCCGGTCGACTGGGGCCCTGACGAGGACATCGAAAACCCGGAGCCAGAGATATCGCTTCCCTTGCCGCAGACGCTGGCTTCGGCGAAACGAATCGCTGCGACGACGCTGGTAACGGCGGTAGCGGACGCATCCGGGGAGAGTCATAGTCACACGAGTGGCGAGGAGTCGGCCGGCCTGAGCCCGACGACGTTTGGAACCATCGTCCACCGACTCACCGAACTCCGCCCACCGAGAGACGAGTGGCCGACACTGATCCGGCGCCTCAGCCGGATGGCCGGCGAAGAACCGACGGAAACAGACCTCCGTGATGCCGTCGAGCACGCTGGTGATGCAGTCGAATTTGTAGACCACGTGGAGGCCAATATACACCTCCAAGCGACCTACGATGAGTATTCCGTCGTTGCCCGGCTTGATGACTCGCGGATTGTTGGTGATATCGACCGATTGCTTGTCACCCCCGGCAGCTACCGTATTATCGACTACAAAACGAACGACCTCTCAGAAGCCTCGAGTGCCGGATTGGCTGAACACTATCGACCCCAGATGCTCGCCTACGCGCTAGCGCTCCTCCAGCACGACCGGAGCCGCAGTGTCTGTGCGTCTCTTCGATTCACTGATGCCGGTGTCGAAGAGCGATTCGACTGGGACCCAGCCGAATACTCCCAGATAGAATCTGAGCTCAGTTCTATGGTTGAATTGGTTTCTGAGTGA
- the phnE gene encoding phosphonate ABC transporter, permease protein PhnE — protein MAAESGSAVEGSWERPTVFYNKKVKYLIYGLILLFFAYSFWNLRISPSRFVRGIGAGVELVTSMLPPAYTPSQRELLIQGIVESIVMTIVATTMGIIVSVPVAIMASNNLSPKPVYYIGRSIVAVTRSLHELIVAIIMVKAVGFGPLAGVLALAFKTIGFFAKLLAEEIEDIDRGQMEAITAAGGTPVQTYLYGVLPQVMPRIVGLSIYRLDINLRHSTVVGIVGAGGIGITLLNSFDKYDYQFSMAIIAVIVAIVMVGEGVSALARRRIQ, from the coding sequence ATGGCTGCTGAATCTGGATCGGCCGTTGAAGGATCTTGGGAGCGGCCCACAGTCTTCTACAACAAGAAAGTCAAGTATCTCATCTACGGACTTATCTTGTTGTTCTTCGCGTATAGCTTCTGGAACCTTCGGATCTCCCCCAGCCGATTCGTTCGAGGGATCGGAGCCGGTGTCGAACTCGTCACGAGTATGCTCCCACCAGCGTACACTCCGTCCCAGCGGGAGCTGCTCATTCAGGGCATCGTCGAGAGTATCGTGATGACGATTGTCGCCACGACAATGGGGATCATCGTCAGCGTGCCGGTTGCGATTATGGCTTCCAATAACCTCTCGCCGAAGCCAGTCTACTATATCGGTCGCAGCATCGTTGCAGTCACGCGCTCGCTCCACGAGCTCATCGTTGCGATCATCATGGTCAAAGCGGTCGGATTCGGTCCACTCGCTGGTGTCCTTGCCCTCGCGTTCAAAACGATCGGATTCTTCGCGAAACTCCTCGCAGAGGAGATCGAAGACATCGATCGCGGGCAGATGGAAGCGATCACTGCTGCCGGCGGGACACCCGTCCAGACGTATCTCTACGGCGTTCTCCCGCAGGTAATGCCCCGGATCGTCGGGCTGTCGATTTACCGGCTCGACATCAATCTCCGTCACAGCACTGTCGTCGGGATTGTCGGAGCCGGTGGTATCGGGATCACGCTGCTGAACTCCTTCGATAAGTACGATTACCAGTTCAGCATGGCAATTATCGCTGTCATCGTCGCGATTGTCATGGTCGGTGAAGGTGTCAGCGCTCTCGCTCGGAGGCGGATCCAGTAA
- the phnD gene encoding phosphate/phosphite/phosphonate ABC transporter substrate-binding protein has translation MSASTMKQNPFDRRSVLKIGATALAAGVAGCSQESSQNTDSSGGDSTDSSDGSSSGDGSSGQSTNYPEFDPANPEFPQLMQTLIETGFETGSLQDLKNMKEREKPRYGNPVQSTPDNQDDLIDPDRIAFAMTPTEDPAVYRDTMQPLMDNIAEETGKSVKYFPLNSYASQIEAMRSERLHVAGFSTGPTPFAVNLAGAVPFSLQISKEGDFGYRLWLATQADNDDISSLEDIKGKRVAHAEPSSNSGNLAPRALFSNQGVTPGEDYEVSYSGGHEQSILGVANDDYDAAPVCSTCVTRVAEADNIDPTNLKVVWASNPFPTTSFCYRYNLKPEIQEGIRAAFLDYDYSDTKIAEVFGGRGKWTEIDYATTYDIILQIQENNEIKYNTDNIEG, from the coding sequence ATGTCTGCGTCGACAATGAAACAGAACCCATTTGACCGACGATCTGTGTTGAAAATTGGCGCTACTGCGCTTGCAGCAGGCGTTGCAGGCTGTTCTCAGGAGAGTAGCCAGAACACCGACTCATCTGGTGGTGACAGCACTGATAGCAGTGACGGTTCCAGTAGCGGTGACGGTAGTTCCGGACAGAGTACCAACTATCCCGAGTTCGATCCGGCGAACCCGGAGTTCCCGCAGCTGATGCAGACGCTCATCGAGACGGGGTTCGAAACGGGGTCCCTGCAGGACCTGAAAAACATGAAGGAACGCGAGAAGCCTCGCTACGGTAACCCCGTCCAGAGTACTCCCGATAATCAAGACGACCTGATTGACCCGGACCGCATCGCGTTTGCGATGACACCGACGGAGGACCCGGCAGTCTACCGGGATACGATGCAACCGCTGATGGACAACATCGCCGAAGAGACGGGGAAATCGGTCAAGTACTTCCCCCTCAACTCGTACGCGTCCCAGATTGAGGCGATGCGATCCGAACGCCTCCACGTCGCCGGTTTCTCTACTGGGCCAACGCCTTTCGCTGTGAATCTGGCCGGTGCTGTCCCGTTCTCGCTCCAGATCTCGAAGGAGGGTGACTTCGGATATCGGCTGTGGCTCGCCACACAGGCGGATAACGACGACATCTCGTCGCTTGAAGATATCAAGGGCAAACGTGTCGCACACGCCGAACCGTCGTCTAACTCCGGGAACCTCGCTCCGCGTGCGCTGTTCTCGAACCAGGGTGTCACTCCAGGCGAAGACTACGAAGTGAGCTATTCCGGCGGCCACGAACAGAGCATCCTCGGAGTGGCAAACGACGACTACGATGCTGCCCCTGTTTGTAGCACCTGTGTCACGCGTGTTGCGGAGGCGGACAACATTGATCCGACGAATCTCAAAGTCGTGTGGGCCAGCAATCCGTTCCCCACAACGAGCTTCTGTTACCGCTACAACCTGAAACCAGAAATTCAGGAAGGTATCAGGGCAGCATTCCTCGATTACGACTACTCGGACACCAAGATCGCGGAGGTATTCGGTGGTCGCGGAAAATGGACGGAGATTGATTACGCTACGACCTACGATATCATCCTCCAGATTCAGGAGAACAACGAGATCAAGTACAACACCGATAACATCGAAGGCTAA
- a CDS encoding PD-(D/E)XK nuclease family protein, with product MHNTLLTGPQHSRLEQAAFERADQMGADLLGSVLYITRNDARRSEVADNWATTYDPLCLRAETLDAVVREWYEHLHGPVQPLSGQLNRRLAEYALDRTTAETDSALAGEPASAALADAFSSRFSLFDDAGIGTADALAAEFEGSVLDDRIATATIDAYRHYQDLHADSVDEWVCTRGEMFDAVATTEKSLSALSPELDIVILSGYHEFRPVERRLIERIVDELPVIALLPLHQDGRNGVDAVAQDALEVYEALDFERVDIEPVGGSGRAFGTITESLYRPDPDTVPVPDGLRWRELPTPEREIRFVARELRTELANGRDPDDLAVVVPGTEAYSGYVEDTFDTFDIPHVTTAASQLNRTFTGSVVHDLLNLAEPEPRAEDLTSLLANPLVDVVDTHQANAVTAAARRRDTVSVSPLLDDIDDQATALVEDLLATLETLRTEDIEDATETLRRLMDDRFNLEAATEDYASGAEQAVEQRAYDLVDEVLSSFESLAAVNSDLSPLALFTRAFDGVPIRVPQRAAGGHVEVMGLLDARMRSFEKVFFVGLTSEHFPVTPERPAFFEEMTDAHPRFDTGDERLRGRYLFATLLANVDELTITTPETGDDESAVVRSPVLDELQRVTGIDPEDGVDDRVGSREDLQRHVAATADRRAAVSRAGDRGDLSPEQTKRTDRGLHCADNRSTAGLSEHDGVLEPETVDAVYPPSEREPYSASRIERYVECGFKFYADEVLGIDDPDDVEVVPTPLEAGSYVHGVLERFFADLQGETEDGVDLAEFDRNDLATHLREIAVEELRDADFEYDGLFYERWKAELFAGLTDDGSAPYEAGSKPHNAPERGLFATFLDNELSRDGVARPHLFEAPFGEGLPDSDAGPFTVGRPDGSTVSIRGYIDRVDVSRDGEQPRLTLYDYKTGRAPYMTKTTGGTKFQLPIYLLAAAQVVDGDLFEQGALSATYYQVRPPNDLKVPRGIESKFDSEVELRRFLNDVVPEWLGQIDEAIANGRFHTTLLSARGANCRYCDYRRACDVRHHRKREFVDEVHDDNAAYVPLRVRDDGDIEAVMSDD from the coding sequence ATGCACAATACGCTTCTAACTGGTCCCCAACATTCACGTTTGGAACAAGCTGCTTTTGAACGGGCCGACCAGATGGGTGCTGACCTTCTTGGCTCCGTCCTGTATATAACGCGGAATGACGCTCGTAGAAGTGAAGTTGCGGACAATTGGGCCACGACATACGACCCGCTCTGTCTTCGCGCCGAGACGCTCGATGCAGTGGTTCGTGAGTGGTACGAGCACCTTCACGGTCCGGTCCAACCACTCTCCGGACAGTTGAACCGCCGGCTTGCGGAGTACGCGCTCGACAGAACGACCGCCGAAACAGATAGCGCTCTCGCTGGTGAACCCGCCTCAGCCGCCCTCGCTGATGCGTTCAGCAGTCGTTTTTCACTCTTCGATGACGCCGGCATCGGGACTGCCGACGCACTGGCGGCAGAGTTCGAGGGCTCCGTGCTCGATGACCGTATCGCGACAGCCACTATCGACGCATACCGCCACTATCAGGATCTCCACGCCGACTCCGTCGACGAGTGGGTCTGTACCCGAGGGGAGATGTTCGACGCCGTCGCGACGACAGAGAAGTCACTCTCGGCCCTCTCTCCGGAACTGGACATCGTCATCTTATCGGGGTATCACGAGTTCCGTCCCGTCGAACGCCGCCTCATCGAACGCATCGTCGACGAACTCCCGGTGATTGCGCTGCTGCCGTTGCACCAGGATGGTCGGAACGGAGTCGATGCCGTGGCGCAAGACGCCCTAGAGGTCTATGAAGCACTCGACTTTGAGAGAGTGGATATCGAGCCCGTCGGCGGGTCCGGGCGGGCCTTCGGTACGATCACCGAGTCACTCTACCGCCCAGATCCCGACACCGTCCCTGTTCCAGACGGTCTCCGGTGGCGGGAACTCCCGACGCCCGAGCGCGAGATTCGCTTCGTCGCTCGCGAGCTCCGGACTGAGTTGGCCAATGGTCGCGACCCCGACGACCTAGCCGTCGTCGTCCCCGGGACCGAGGCCTATTCGGGGTACGTCGAGGACACGTTCGATACGTTCGACATTCCCCACGTCACGACAGCCGCCTCACAGCTGAACCGGACGTTTACCGGGAGCGTCGTTCACGATCTGCTGAACCTGGCCGAACCTGAGCCGCGTGCTGAAGACCTCACATCCTTGTTGGCGAATCCGCTGGTCGACGTCGTCGACACCCACCAAGCCAACGCGGTCACGGCAGCTGCTCGCCGGCGCGACACCGTTTCTGTGTCGCCCCTGCTCGACGATATCGACGACCAGGCGACGGCGCTGGTCGAGGATCTGCTGGCCACGCTGGAGACGCTTCGAACGGAGGACATCGAGGACGCAACCGAGACGCTTCGACGGCTGATGGACGACCGCTTCAACTTGGAGGCGGCGACGGAGGACTACGCCAGCGGCGCCGAGCAAGCCGTCGAACAGCGGGCCTACGACCTCGTGGACGAGGTTCTCTCCTCGTTCGAATCGCTGGCAGCGGTCAATAGTGATCTCTCTCCGCTGGCACTGTTCACCCGTGCGTTCGACGGCGTGCCGATCCGGGTTCCGCAACGCGCTGCTGGCGGCCACGTCGAAGTGATGGGGTTGCTCGACGCCCGGATGCGGTCGTTCGAGAAGGTGTTCTTCGTGGGACTGACGAGCGAGCACTTCCCGGTGACGCCGGAGCGACCGGCCTTCTTCGAGGAGATGACCGACGCCCATCCGCGGTTCGACACCGGCGACGAGCGCCTCCGTGGCCGCTATCTCTTCGCGACGCTGCTCGCGAACGTCGACGAACTCACGATCACCACACCGGAGACGGGCGACGACGAATCCGCCGTCGTCCGGTCGCCGGTCCTCGACGAACTCCAGCGCGTGACCGGCATCGACCCCGAAGACGGCGTCGACGACCGCGTGGGTTCCCGCGAAGACCTCCAGCGGCACGTCGCTGCAACGGCCGACCGGCGTGCGGCAGTCAGCCGCGCCGGCGACCGAGGTGACCTCTCCCCCGAGCAGACCAAGCGCACTGACCGAGGACTCCACTGTGCGGACAATAGGAGCACGGCTGGCCTCTCCGAACACGACGGCGTCTTAGAACCCGAGACAGTCGATGCGGTCTACCCTCCGTCGGAACGGGAACCCTACAGCGCGAGCCGAATCGAGCGATACGTCGAGTGTGGGTTCAAGTTCTACGCTGACGAAGTGCTCGGAATCGATGATCCCGATGATGTTGAAGTCGTCCCTACTCCCCTCGAAGCCGGGTCGTACGTTCACGGCGTCCTCGAACGGTTCTTTGCGGATCTACAGGGCGAGACCGAGGATGGCGTCGATCTCGCCGAGTTCGATCGAAACGACCTAGCGACGCACCTTCGCGAGATTGCCGTCGAGGAACTCCGGGATGCTGACTTCGAGTACGACGGGCTGTTCTACGAACGGTGGAAGGCGGAGCTATTCGCGGGCCTCACTGACGATGGGAGCGCCCCGTACGAGGCCGGGAGCAAACCCCACAACGCGCCGGAGCGAGGATTGTTCGCCACGTTCCTCGACAACGAACTCTCGCGGGACGGCGTCGCTCGCCCACACCTGTTCGAAGCCCCGTTCGGCGAGGGACTTCCCGACTCGGACGCTGGTCCGTTCACGGTTGGACGGCCGGACGGCTCGACTGTCTCGATTCGCGGGTACATCGACCGCGTCGACGTGAGTCGGGACGGCGAGCAACCGAGGCTTACGCTGTACGACTACAAGACTGGGCGGGCACCGTATATGACGAAGACGACCGGCGGCACGAAGTTCCAGCTCCCCATCTATCTGCTCGCTGCCGCCCAAGTCGTCGACGGTGATCTGTTCGAGCAGGGGGCGCTTTCAGCGACGTACTACCAAGTGCGACCTCCCAACGACCTCAAGGTTCCACGCGGTATCGAATCGAAGTTCGATTCAGAGGTCGAACTTCGTCGCTTCCTGAATGATGTCGTTCCGGAGTGGCTGGGCCAGATCGACGAGGCGATCGCCAACGGACGATTCCATACAACGCTCCTGTCGGCCCGTGGTGCGAACTGCCGATACTGTGACTACCGACGAGCGTGCGATGTCCGGCATCACCGCAAACGGGAGTTCGTCGACGAGGTTCACGATGACAACGCTGCGTACGTTCCACTCCGTGTTCGCGACGACGGGGACATCGAGGCGGTGATGAGCGATGACTGA